In Electrophorus electricus isolate fEleEle1 chromosome 14, fEleEle1.pri, whole genome shotgun sequence, a single window of DNA contains:
- the pms2 gene encoding mismatch repair endonuclease PMS2 isoform X2 has translation MTDTCAEPASAIKAIDKQSVHQICSGQVVLSLATAVKELVENSIDAGATNVDIRLKDNGVDLVEVSDNGRGVEEDNFVGLTLKHHTSKLRDFSDLTHVETFGFRGEALSSLCALSDLSVVTCHESSHVGTRLVFDRSGRLTQRAPHPRQQGTTVTLQQLFSTLPVRHKEFQRNIKKEYSKMIHVLQSYCVISTGVRVTCTNQIGQGKRSTVLCTSGSPSMRDNIGALFGPKQLQSLIPFQQISPTDNIKEDYGLNGEELPKDLFIISGYVSQADHGVGRSATDRQFFFINKRPCDPSKVSKLVNEVYHMFNRHQYPFVALNISVASECVDVNVTPDKRQIFLQEEKLLLAILKSSLLAMYETGVNKITLNHKLQLSGSLYRPTDSADALESHPTASSFQAITEHEEDDDGSETWTRSPKTTINLAGLKAAFSKQQAPGFGTKTSHSNAVCPGPAQKNMQSFFRSSEKINCPKPFLSFPGRTASESAVSPLKTSLLNKYGHSSDVDTDSGLSEQRSTTGTPETLCENASKLASPDSVLDEFGVKNEPHNEPAVKVLTDLEPAGQELEAVVGPERIFSPEAKKRRWENTLSEQTQVPCPGAPDTTSGLFDRHVSVHKKTQPLQFSMTQLASRMERLKTQRREEIDQEPKYRRFRAQIKPGDNQSAEDELKKEISKDMFKQMEIIGQFNLGFIITKLKSDLFMIDQHATDEKYNFEMLQQHTILNGQRLIVPQNLELTAVSETILIENIDIFKKNGFDFLIDEDAPVMERVKLVSLPTSKSWTFGPSDIEELIFMLSDGPGVMCRPSRVRQMFASRACRRSVMIGTALSVSEMKKLVVHMGEIEQPWNCPHGRPTMRHLANLDIISQD, from the exons ATGACGGACACATG CGCAGAGCCGGCAAGCGCCATAAAGGCAATTGACAAACAGTCTGTGCATCAGATCTGCTCGGGGCAGGTCGTCTTGAGTTTGGCCACAGCTGTGAAAGAGCTGGTGGAGAACAGCATTGACGCAGGTGCTACAAACGTtg ACATTAGGCTCAAGGACAATGGTGTAGACCTGGTGGAAGTCTCTGATAATGGAAGGGGTGTAGAGGAGGACAATTTTGTGGGCTTGA CCCTAAAACATCATACATCTAAACTGAGAGATTTTTCCGACTTAACACATGTTGAGACATTTGGCTTCCGTGGTGAAGCCCTCAGCTCACTATGTGCCCTCAG TGACCTCAGCGTGGTGACCTGTCATGAGAGCAGCCATGTGGGAACTCGGCTCGTCTTTGACCGCAGCGGTCGTCTCACCCAGCGGGCTCCCCACCCCCGGCAGCAGGGCACCACGGTCACCCTACAGCAGCTCTTCTCCACCCTGCCTGTTCGTCACAAAGAGTTTCAGCGTAACATCAAAAAG GAATATTCAAAGATGATCCACGTCCTGCAGTCCTATTGCGTCATCTCCACAGGCGTGCGAGTCACATGCACCAATCAGATTGGCCAGGGCAAGCGGAGCACGGTGCTGTGCACTAGTGGGAGCCCCAGCATGAGGGACAACATAGGAGCCCTGTTCGGCCCTAAACAG CTCCAGAGTCTAATTCCCTTTCAGCAAATATCTCCCACTGACAACATTAAAGAGGATTACGGTTTAAATGGGGAAGAACTTCCCAAAGATCTTTTCAT AATCTCTGGTTATGTGTCTCAAGCTGATCACGGCGTGGGGCGAAGTGCCACTGACAGGCAGTTCTTTTTCATTAACAAAAGACCCTGCGATCCGTCCAAG GTTTCCAAGCTGGTAAATGAAGTCTATCACATGTTCAACCGGCACCAGTACCCGTTTGTGGCTCTGAACATTTCAGTTGCTTCAG AGTGTGTGGATGTAAATGTTACGCCCGACAAGCGGCAGATATTCCTGCAAGAGGAGAAGCTGTTGCTGGCTATTCTGAAGAGTTCACTTCTCGCCATGTACGAGACTGGCGTCAATAAGATCACTCTTAATCACAAACTACAGCTCTCGGGCA gttTGTATCGACCCACTGATTCAGCTGATGCTTTAGAAAGCCACCCGACAGCTAGCTCGTTTCAGGCGATTACGGAACATGAGGAGGATGATGACGGTTCGGAGACATGGACTCGAAGCCCAAAGACAACCATTAACTTGGCTGGACTGAAAGCAGCATTCTCAAAGCAGCAAGCCCCTGGTTTTGGCACAAAGACATCTCACAGTAATGCTGTTTGTCCTGGGCCTGCTCAGAAAAACATGCAGTCTTTTTTCCGCAGCTCTGAAAAGATTAATTGCCCAAAGCCATTTTTGAGTTTTCCTGGGCGCACTGCTTCTGAAAGTGCAGTTTCACCACTGAAAACTTCTCTCCTGAATAAGTATGGGCACAGCTCAGACGTGGATACTGATTCGGGCCTTTCAGAGCAAAGATCCACCACAGGAACCCCTGAGACTCTCTGTGAAAATGCTTCCAAATTGGCATCTCCAGATTCTGTTTTAGATGAGTTTGGCGTTAAAAACGAGCCTCACAATGAACCTGCAGTTAAGGTGCTCACTGATTTAGAACCTGCAGGCCAAGAGCTGGAGGCCGTTGTTGGCCCCGAGAGGATCTTCAGTCCTGAAGCGAAGAAGCGTAGATGGGAGAACACCCTGTCTGAGCAGACACAGGTGCCATGCCCCGGGGCTCCAGACACCACCTCAGGGTTGTTTGACAGACACGTCAGTGTGCACAAAAAGACACAGCCTTTGCAGTTCTCAATGACTCAGCTAGCCAGTCGAATGGAGAGACTAAAGACCCAGCGAAGAGAGGAGATTGACCAAGAGCCAAAATACAGACGTTTCAGGGCGCAGATTAAACCTGGAGACAACCAAAGCGCCGAGGACGAGCTGAAGAAAGAGATAAG caaGGACATGTTCAAACAGATGGAGATTATTGGTCAGTTCAACCTGGGTTTCATCATAACCAAGTTAAAGTCGGACCTCTTTATGATCGACCAGCACGCCACAGATGAGAAGTACAACTTTGAGATGCTGCAGCAGCACACCATCCTAAATGGACAGAGACTTATAGT TCCACAGAATCTTGAACTTACAGCTGTGAGTGAAACTATTCTTATtgaaaacattgacattttcaAGAAAAATGGCTTCGACTTTCTTATTGATGAAGATG CACCGGTCATGGAGAGGGTAAAGCTTGTGTCTTTACCTACAAGTAAGAGCTGGACCTTTGGCCCCAGTGACATCGAGGAGCTCATCTTCATGCTCAGTGACGGTCCTGGGGTCATGTGCAGACCTTCTCGCGTCCGGCAGATGTTTGCATCCAGAGCATGCCGCAGATCG GTAATGATTGGAACGGCACTCAGCGTCAGTGAAATGAAAAAGCTCGTGGTCCACATGGGGGAGATTGAGCAGCCTTGGAACTGCCCTCATGGCAGACCCACCATGAGGCACCTGGCCAACCTAGATATCATTTCTCAAGACTGA
- the pms2 gene encoding mismatch repair endonuclease PMS2 isoform X1, with translation MTDTCERSSSLVCGPFHCSAEPASAIKAIDKQSVHQICSGQVVLSLATAVKELVENSIDAGATNVDIRLKDNGVDLVEVSDNGRGVEEDNFVGLTLKHHTSKLRDFSDLTHVETFGFRGEALSSLCALSDLSVVTCHESSHVGTRLVFDRSGRLTQRAPHPRQQGTTVTLQQLFSTLPVRHKEFQRNIKKEYSKMIHVLQSYCVISTGVRVTCTNQIGQGKRSTVLCTSGSPSMRDNIGALFGPKQLQSLIPFQQISPTDNIKEDYGLNGEELPKDLFIISGYVSQADHGVGRSATDRQFFFINKRPCDPSKVSKLVNEVYHMFNRHQYPFVALNISVASECVDVNVTPDKRQIFLQEEKLLLAILKSSLLAMYETGVNKITLNHKLQLSGSLYRPTDSADALESHPTASSFQAITEHEEDDDGSETWTRSPKTTINLAGLKAAFSKQQAPGFGTKTSHSNAVCPGPAQKNMQSFFRSSEKINCPKPFLSFPGRTASESAVSPLKTSLLNKYGHSSDVDTDSGLSEQRSTTGTPETLCENASKLASPDSVLDEFGVKNEPHNEPAVKVLTDLEPAGQELEAVVGPERIFSPEAKKRRWENTLSEQTQVPCPGAPDTTSGLFDRHVSVHKKTQPLQFSMTQLASRMERLKTQRREEIDQEPKYRRFRAQIKPGDNQSAEDELKKEISKDMFKQMEIIGQFNLGFIITKLKSDLFMIDQHATDEKYNFEMLQQHTILNGQRLIVPQNLELTAVSETILIENIDIFKKNGFDFLIDEDAPVMERVKLVSLPTSKSWTFGPSDIEELIFMLSDGPGVMCRPSRVRQMFASRACRRSVMIGTALSVSEMKKLVVHMGEIEQPWNCPHGRPTMRHLANLDIISQD, from the exons ATGACGGACACATG CGAACGGTCCAGTTCACTCGTTTGTGGGCCCTTCCATTGCAGCGCAGAGCCGGCAAGCGCCATAAAGGCAATTGACAAACAGTCTGTGCATCAGATCTGCTCGGGGCAGGTCGTCTTGAGTTTGGCCACAGCTGTGAAAGAGCTGGTGGAGAACAGCATTGACGCAGGTGCTACAAACGTtg ACATTAGGCTCAAGGACAATGGTGTAGACCTGGTGGAAGTCTCTGATAATGGAAGGGGTGTAGAGGAGGACAATTTTGTGGGCTTGA CCCTAAAACATCATACATCTAAACTGAGAGATTTTTCCGACTTAACACATGTTGAGACATTTGGCTTCCGTGGTGAAGCCCTCAGCTCACTATGTGCCCTCAG TGACCTCAGCGTGGTGACCTGTCATGAGAGCAGCCATGTGGGAACTCGGCTCGTCTTTGACCGCAGCGGTCGTCTCACCCAGCGGGCTCCCCACCCCCGGCAGCAGGGCACCACGGTCACCCTACAGCAGCTCTTCTCCACCCTGCCTGTTCGTCACAAAGAGTTTCAGCGTAACATCAAAAAG GAATATTCAAAGATGATCCACGTCCTGCAGTCCTATTGCGTCATCTCCACAGGCGTGCGAGTCACATGCACCAATCAGATTGGCCAGGGCAAGCGGAGCACGGTGCTGTGCACTAGTGGGAGCCCCAGCATGAGGGACAACATAGGAGCCCTGTTCGGCCCTAAACAG CTCCAGAGTCTAATTCCCTTTCAGCAAATATCTCCCACTGACAACATTAAAGAGGATTACGGTTTAAATGGGGAAGAACTTCCCAAAGATCTTTTCAT AATCTCTGGTTATGTGTCTCAAGCTGATCACGGCGTGGGGCGAAGTGCCACTGACAGGCAGTTCTTTTTCATTAACAAAAGACCCTGCGATCCGTCCAAG GTTTCCAAGCTGGTAAATGAAGTCTATCACATGTTCAACCGGCACCAGTACCCGTTTGTGGCTCTGAACATTTCAGTTGCTTCAG AGTGTGTGGATGTAAATGTTACGCCCGACAAGCGGCAGATATTCCTGCAAGAGGAGAAGCTGTTGCTGGCTATTCTGAAGAGTTCACTTCTCGCCATGTACGAGACTGGCGTCAATAAGATCACTCTTAATCACAAACTACAGCTCTCGGGCA gttTGTATCGACCCACTGATTCAGCTGATGCTTTAGAAAGCCACCCGACAGCTAGCTCGTTTCAGGCGATTACGGAACATGAGGAGGATGATGACGGTTCGGAGACATGGACTCGAAGCCCAAAGACAACCATTAACTTGGCTGGACTGAAAGCAGCATTCTCAAAGCAGCAAGCCCCTGGTTTTGGCACAAAGACATCTCACAGTAATGCTGTTTGTCCTGGGCCTGCTCAGAAAAACATGCAGTCTTTTTTCCGCAGCTCTGAAAAGATTAATTGCCCAAAGCCATTTTTGAGTTTTCCTGGGCGCACTGCTTCTGAAAGTGCAGTTTCACCACTGAAAACTTCTCTCCTGAATAAGTATGGGCACAGCTCAGACGTGGATACTGATTCGGGCCTTTCAGAGCAAAGATCCACCACAGGAACCCCTGAGACTCTCTGTGAAAATGCTTCCAAATTGGCATCTCCAGATTCTGTTTTAGATGAGTTTGGCGTTAAAAACGAGCCTCACAATGAACCTGCAGTTAAGGTGCTCACTGATTTAGAACCTGCAGGCCAAGAGCTGGAGGCCGTTGTTGGCCCCGAGAGGATCTTCAGTCCTGAAGCGAAGAAGCGTAGATGGGAGAACACCCTGTCTGAGCAGACACAGGTGCCATGCCCCGGGGCTCCAGACACCACCTCAGGGTTGTTTGACAGACACGTCAGTGTGCACAAAAAGACACAGCCTTTGCAGTTCTCAATGACTCAGCTAGCCAGTCGAATGGAGAGACTAAAGACCCAGCGAAGAGAGGAGATTGACCAAGAGCCAAAATACAGACGTTTCAGGGCGCAGATTAAACCTGGAGACAACCAAAGCGCCGAGGACGAGCTGAAGAAAGAGATAAG caaGGACATGTTCAAACAGATGGAGATTATTGGTCAGTTCAACCTGGGTTTCATCATAACCAAGTTAAAGTCGGACCTCTTTATGATCGACCAGCACGCCACAGATGAGAAGTACAACTTTGAGATGCTGCAGCAGCACACCATCCTAAATGGACAGAGACTTATAGT TCCACAGAATCTTGAACTTACAGCTGTGAGTGAAACTATTCTTATtgaaaacattgacattttcaAGAAAAATGGCTTCGACTTTCTTATTGATGAAGATG CACCGGTCATGGAGAGGGTAAAGCTTGTGTCTTTACCTACAAGTAAGAGCTGGACCTTTGGCCCCAGTGACATCGAGGAGCTCATCTTCATGCTCAGTGACGGTCCTGGGGTCATGTGCAGACCTTCTCGCGTCCGGCAGATGTTTGCATCCAGAGCATGCCGCAGATCG GTAATGATTGGAACGGCACTCAGCGTCAGTGAAATGAAAAAGCTCGTGGTCCACATGGGGGAGATTGAGCAGCCTTGGAACTGCCCTCATGGCAGACCCACCATGAGGCACCTGGCCAACCTAGATATCATTTCTCAAGACTGA
- the rsph10b gene encoding radial spoke head 10 homolog B, whose protein sequence is MHGRGEYTWADGLKYEGDFASNIPMGHGTYTWLDGSTYEGEIYHGLRHGVGTHKCAKMSTVYKGQWHQGKRHGKGTIYYNQEVTSWYEGEWQNNRREGFGVLRYPSGNVYEGQWKNNIQNGEGRMRWINLGQQYSGQWVNGVQHGHGKHTWILRRVSGSQYPLRNEYKGEFVQGMRHGNGSFFYASGAEYSGDWKRNKKHGQGKFIFKNGHIYEGEFIDDRMADGGDLPSRAKQLSGSTSILGSDMVLNIQTLLKQMPESRRDRELRQVEFAIMRHATLLRALYSLYSGLGHNHSPDNTFLLTRLQFWRFLKDCNVHQHGITLAQLDRLTDEDISPEEVHSPFSAMLLRKYLSCIVIAAYHIYYKHIECSVNVLEVCFSRFMRQNIIPNAKNIKGSLFCHPVHAVIGMKYIDRCWEVYQAWCKANTSALSDQTMTARHFIWMFKDLGLFDSKITTLRVLEILSEENPEIYTTTHSNLDLEITFLEFFEALLSCAEVKRICGIRTAQQSQCGLEYLGETVRTLRGERRDSSPLSQWNSPQNEAKVKPSDTIVSSAAGSDLETIKTTAARHSSPSEEDGQSLKNQETNPVTKMAVSNTTWDEMESNKEATSCLSVIHTKMSRQPCIISTVSSHCTDTAEGELERWIHRTHQFFTQTFFPAHEHNLLLTKEVQEEQLRRIGNHKTALDGAKETARQREQWEAEEETQRGGRGK, encoded by the exons ATGCATGGACGTGGAGAATACACCTGGGCGGACGGTTTGAAGTATGAG GGGGACTTCGCGTCAAATATTCCAATGGGACACGGAACCTATACGTGGCTGGACGGTAGCACCTATGAGGGAGAGATATACCATGGCCTCCGTCATGGTGTTGGAACTCACAAATGTGCCAAGATGTCTACTGTGTACAAAGGGCAGTGGCACCAAGGCAAAAGGCATGGGAAG GGTACAATATATTACAACCAAGAGGTCACATCATGGTATGAAGGAGAGTGGCAAAACAACCGAAGAGAAGGTTTTGGAGTACTCCG TTATCCATCTGGAAACGTATATGAAGGACAGTGGAAAAACAATATTCAAAATGGAGAAGGCAGGATGAGATGGATTAATCTGGGCCAGCAGTACAGTGGGCAGTGGGTTAATGgtgtccag CATGGACATGGGAAACACACATGGATCCTGAGACGAGTTTCTGGTTCTCAGTACCCCCTCAGGAACGAGTATAAAGGAGAATTTGTTCAAGGCATGCGTCATGGAAACGGATCGTTCTTCTATGCAAGTGGGGCAGAGTATTCTGGGGACTGGAAACGTAACAAAAAACATGGCCAG ggAAAATTCATTTTCAAGAATGGCCACATATATGAGGGGGAGTTCATTGATGATCGTATGGCTGATGGGG gtgacTTGCCCAGCAGAGCCAAACAGTTAAGTGGTAGCACCTCAATACTCGGGTCCGACATGGTTTTGAACATACAGACACTACTAAAACAAATGCCTGAATCAAGAAGAGACCGAGAGCTCAGACAG GTTGAATTTGCCATAATGAGACATGCTACATTGCTGAGAGCACTATATAGTCTCTACAGCGGCCTTGGGCACAACCACTCTCCAGACAACACTTTCCTGCTTACTCGCCTGCAGTTCTGGCGCTTTCTTAAGGACTGCAATGTCCACCAGCATGGAATAACCCTAGCACAACTAGACCGCCTAACTGATG AGGATATTTCTCCAGAGGAGGTTCATTCCCCTTTCAGTGCAATGTTACTGAGAAAGTATCTTAGTTGTATTGTCATTGCAGCATACCATATTTACTACAAACACATTGA GTGCTCTGTCAATGTGCTTGAAGTGTGCTTCTCCAGATTCATGAGGCAGAACATCATTCCCAACGCAAAGAATATTAAAG GATCTCTTTTCTGCCACCCTGTCCATGCTGTGATCGGCATGAAGTACATTGACAGATGCTGGGAGGTATACCAGGCTTGGTGTAAAGCCAACACTTCTGCCCTCTCTGACCAAACCATGACTGCCAGGCACTTCATCTGGATGTTTAAG GATCTTGGACTGTTTGACAGTAAGATAACTACACTGAGAGTACTGGAGATTCTCTCAGAGGAGAATCCTGAAATCTACACCACCACTCACAGCAACCTAGATTTGGAG ATTACATTTCTTGAGTTCTTTGAGGCTCTTCTGAgttgtgctgaggtcaagagaaTATGTGGAATCAGAACTGCTCAACAGAGCCAGTGTGGGCTGGAATACCTGGGAGAGACTGTGAGGACATTGAGAGGTGAAAGGAGAGACAGTTCCCCCCTCAGCCAATGGAATTCACCACAG AATGAAGCAAAAGTAAAACCCTCAGACACCATTGTTTCCTCTGCAGCTGGCAGTGATCTGGAG ACTATCAAAACTACAGCGGCAAGACATTCATCTCCAAGTGAAGAGGATGGGCAAAGTCTTAAAA ATCAGGAGACCAATCCAGTAACTAAGATGGCGGTGTCAAATACAACTTGGGACGAGATGGAATCAAACAAAGAAGCTACAAgctgtctgtcagtcattcACACCAAAATGAGTAGACAACCTTGTATTATCAGCACAG TCTCAAGTCACTGTACAGACACTGCTGAAGGAGAGCTAGAGCGTTGGATCCACAGGACCCATCAGTTCTTCACACAGACCTTCTTCCCAGCCCACGAACACAATCTGCTGCTGACAAAGGAGGTGCAGGAAGAACAACTAAGACGGATTGGAAATCACAAAACCGCTCTAGACGGGGCCAAGGAGACAGCCAG acagagagagcagtgggaggcagaggaagagacacaaagaggaggaagaggaaagtgA
- the dlgap5 gene encoding LOW QUALITY PROTEIN: disks large-associated protein 5 (The sequence of the model RefSeq protein was modified relative to this genomic sequence to represent the inferred CDS: inserted 1 base in 1 codon) yields the protein MGDFALHISTSDESSVSMIRVKMSRRRSQTHKENRERMQNLRRRLDQLPESELSMDLSTLEKSVIPAQETGHKTKAGNSAAEERKNMLARFKEQKALQKEKERREKEKKGVFKFGLYRPQPLGYLPSNPVVLTTAKTAVSVQSTRVTRSMKQQPQLKQLTERQAVLNKVELAVKAPATRSSSRTVAAAATAKAVVKPTAGVKTRSASRQHFAPSTDRGKTTQAGNKETMPAVKQPAKEEVPAVTPSLPEEAKMVEKAKLTGTSFAPQGFVFQXPVGLRMFQSRPLSPQSAETFLSPSFSFEPKTELTVATPLPPAPPPAPPSPPPSCVSSAPPASTSRVASAPSPASPSPPFSPPEPQHDVSYFRAVMASETERLTGLSELWETRFDDSSVPEEMRDQMRTAVGQARLLMKERFGQFRGLVDDCDLGRGEKITTCSDLQGFWDMVYFQVEDVNKKFNALKEAESRGWHEETKTVTKQKKVLKKPPVAGSKPGAGGGASAAAKSRLAAVKAAMKARQAAVEQASGAAGVLQGELAPDAAANTAAAQTVMFHGGFFQVESPAKVVGAVRRSSRLSAAPLPQPSPRVSKFGTPGRLHRSTVISRASPLPHVTIATPAKVASPTATPDRTSRSPPESFPCSPKPPPISPTRHALAPVASPRVSHAEHDTPDSDFATAPADAPVSQSPEIQAHSCPHQPEATLPLHLPEQLCTVPEEATPESDALTESSHEQAEEPVVPELVAVHPATDASPVRSGSPGLSRSPPVSTTFPPQVESLDRQASAPSSPCMMSSTPQVLSPAPSDNAALPNGERSPISANLDMTESPHVECVADLDFERYLQPAAFCSLSAVQSPAVERFSLGAGDVEMESPLSQAEESGQEVQMTPTALPRMAPLVFTSRD from the exons ATGGGAGACTTCGCTTTGCACATCTCTACAAGCGATGAGAGCAGTGTCTCTATGATACGAGTCAAGATGTCCAGGCGACGCTCTCAAACTCACAAGGAGAACAGGGAAAGAATGCAGAACCTCCGTCGACGCCTGGATCAGCTCCCTGAGTCTGAGCTCTCCATGGACTTGTCAACTCTTGAAAAGTCAGTCATCCCTGCCCAAGAAACTggacacaaaacaaaagcag GCAACAGTGCtgcagaagagaggaaaaatatGCTGGCACGTTTCAAAGAGCAAAAAGCACtgcaaaaagagaaggagaggcgggagaaggagaagaaaggggTGTTTAAGTTTGGCCTCTACCGCCCACAGCCCTTGGGCTACCTGCCCTCCAATCCTGTTGTACTGACTACAGCTAAG ACCGCGGTATCTGTGCAGTCCACCAGAGTGACTCGGTCCATGAAACAGCAGCCACAGCTGAAG CAGTTAACTGAGAGACAGGCTGTGCTAAATAAAG TTGAACTGGCTGTAAAGGCCCCAGCTACTCGATCAAGCTCTAGAACAGTGGCAGCAGCTGCAACAGCCAAAGCTGTAGTTAAACCTACTGCAG GTGTTAAAACAAGATCTGCTAGCAGACAACATTTTGCACCCTctacagacagagggaaaaccACGCAAG CAGGAAACAAGGAGACCATGCCAGCTGTTAAG CAGCCTGCCAAAGAGGAGGTCCCTGCAGTGACTCCCTCCCTTCCTGAGGAGGCCAAGATGGTGGAAAAAGCCAAATTGACTGGAACCTCATTTGCTCCTCAAGGTTTCGTGTTCC CCCCTGTGGGTCTGAGAATGTTCCAGTCTAGGCCCCTCTCTCCCCAGTCTGCTGAAACCTTCCTCTCACCCAG CTTCTCCTTTGAACCCAAGACTGAGCTCACCGTTGCTACTCCCCTGCCGCCtgcccctcctcctgctcctccttcccCTCCTCCATCCTGCGTGTCCAGTGCTCCTCCAGCTTCTACCTCACGTGTTGCTTCTGCTCCATCCCCTGCCTCACCTTCTCCACCCTTTTCCCCTCCGGAGCCTCAGCATGACGTCTCCTATTTCAG GGCGGTAATGGCCAGTGAGACGGAGCGATTGACTGGGCTGTCTGAGTTATGGGAGACACGATTTGATGATTCCTCCGTACCtgaagaga TGCGGGACCAGATGCGTACAGCTGTTGGCCAGGCCAGACTGCTGATGAAGGAGCGTTTTGGCCAGTTCAGGGGCCTGGTGGATGACTGTGACCTGGGCCGTGGGGAGAAAATCACCACCTGCTCAGACCTACAGGGCTTCTGGGACATGGTGTACTTTCAG GTGGAAGATGTTAATAAGAAGTTCAATGCCTTGAAAGAGGCAGAGTCTAGAGGATGGCATGAGGAAACCAAGACTGTTACCAAGCAGAAAAAGGTTCTCAAG AAGCCCCCTGTGGCTGGAAGCAAGCCGGGAGCAGGTGGGGGAGCCAGCGCCGCTGCAAAGAGTCGCCTGGCCGCCGTCAAGGCCGCCATGAAGGCCAGGCAGGCCGCGGTGGAGCAGGCTAGCGGGGCTGCAGGTGTGCTCCAGGGCGAGCTTGCCCCTGATGCTGCAGCCAACACGGCAGCTGCCCAGACCGTGATGTTTCATGGAGGCTTCTTCCAGGTGGAGAGTCCAGCCAAAGTAGTCG GTGCCGTGAGGAGATCGTCACGGTTGAGCGCAGCCCCCTTGCCCCAGCCTTCCCCCCGTGTGTCAAAGTTTGGCACCCCAGGCAGGCTGCACCGATCCACGGTCATCTCACGTGCCTCTCCTCTTCCACACGTGACTATCGCTACTCCTGCTAAAGTAGCTTCCCCCACCGCAACTCCTGACCGCACTTCTCGAAGCCCTCCTGAGTCCTTTCCCTGTTCCCCCAAGCCACCCCCGATCAGTCCTACACGCCACGCGCTCGCCCCTGTTGCCTCACCTCGAGTCTCGCACGCTGAACACGACACACCCGATTCCGACTTTGCGACCGCACCAGCAGACGCTCCAGTGAGCCAGTCTCCAGAGATCCAGGCGCACAGTTGCCCTCATCAGCCTGAGGCAACACTACCGCTCCATCTCCCTGAGCAGCTTTGTACAGTGCCTGAGGAAGCCACTCCCGAGTCTGACGCTCTGACTGAGTCCTCCCATGAGCAAGCTGAAGAGCCCGTAGTTCCTGAACTAGTGGCAGTTCACCCAGCAACAGATGCCTCCCCCGTTAGGTCTGGCTCCCCGGGTCTCTCCCGTTCTCCTCCTGTGTCTACAACCTTTCCTCCACAAGTTGAGAGTCTGGATCGCCAGGCTTCTGCGCCTTCTTCCCCTTGTATGATGTCCAGCACACCACAGGTCCTCTCTCCAGCTCCCTCTGACAATGCTGCCTTGCCTAATGGTGAACG ATCTCCCATCAGTGCAAACCTTGACATGACAGAAAGTCCCCATGTAGAG TGTGTTGCAGATTTGGACTTTGAGCGGTACCTGCAGCCAGCGGCCTTTTGCAGCTTGTCTGCAGTCCAGAGCCCAGCAGTAGAGAGGTTTTCACTCGGGGCAGGCGACGTTGAGATGGAGAGCCCTCTGTCGCAAGCAGAAGAAAGTGGCCAGGAAGTGCAGATGACACCTACAG CTCTGCCTAGAATGGCACCACTGGTGTTCACCTCCCGGGACTGA